The genomic stretch CGGTTTGTGACTTGCGGAGCGGCTACCCAAGGCACTTACCGTTGCTCGATAACCATTACAGGGCTTGACACGACCGGTGGTAACGCCCGGTCATACGTGCTCAGATTGCGCTCGCTTTACCGCTCCAGCCACTTCCAAGTTCAGCTGTTTAACGGCGGCAATCCGGTAGCTATTACCAGCGCCCAGGCCTTAATCGATGTTACTGGCCAAGCGGGCGATGTATTTCGCCGTGTTCAAGTCAGGGTTAATTTAGATGAGCAGGACGTACTGCCGGATTACGCGATCTTAAGCGCCGATGAAATTTGTAAACGTTTCTTTATCACCGATGACGTTGATGATTTTGACCAACGATGTTCGACGAATGGGGCTGGGCCCGGGCTTAATGGGGTAGCTGAATTCGGCGAATGCGATGTTAACCCGGCGGATTGTCCAAGTGGCGGTGACGGACCCGGTGGTCCACCTAACGACTATGGTAAGCGGTTGGTAAACACCTCGAATAACCCGAACAGCATTGTTGCGGGATGCATCTGGAACTGGGGAGATGGATCAGCGCCTTACAACTATACTGGCGCAGGCAATCCCAATACACCTGGTAATGACGAATGTTATCAAGGCGGGTGGGTTTACCATACCTACGACGATACCCAACCTGACAGGTGTTATACAGCAACACTAACGATAAGATTCTCTAACGGTCTGACTGATGCCGTCTACACCTCAAGATTCGCTATTCCTAAAAGCTCAACTATTAGTTGTTAGCCTCAGAGGAGTGCCGGTGAAATTTTTCATGGACTTGCTTTAAGTGCGGATCGGTCACGTGGGTGTAGATTTGCGTGGTAGAAATATTGCTATGACCTAGCATCGACTGCACGCTACGAAGATCGGCGCCGTTCATCAGAAGATCTGTGGCAAAACTGTGCCGGAGCGTATGGGGCGTGACTTTTTTGGTAATACCAGCCAGCCGAGAATAGTTTCTAATCATCCGCTGAACGCTGCGGGCGGTCAAGCGCATATAACTGCCGTCATTTAACAAATTCTGGTTACCGCTATAGCGGATGAATAACGGCTTTATATTATCCGTCCGCGCGCCGATATAATCGGTAATCCACTTGGCCGATTCCGGGCTGATAAAAACTGGACGGTCTTTTTGGCCCTTGCCGCGAACCATAAATTCGCGTCGCCTTAGGTTAATGTGGTCTTTGTCTAAATTAACCAGCTCTGATACTCGCAGGCCGGAGGAAAACAACAACTCCAGTATAGCTCGGTCCCTTAGGCCAGCCTCGGATTGGGTATCGGGCTGGGCAAACAGCCGGCTGAGCTCGGTGGGTGAGAGGAAGGTAACTTGCTTGCGGCTGACCCGGGCCAGCTCGATCTTATCCGGCGCCAGGACATCCCAGTCGCGTTTATGTCCGAATTTAAGAAAACTCCGCAGCGCGATTAGATGATAGTTCTGGGTGGTTTTGGAGATCGGTTGGCCTCGTTCGTCTACTAACCGGTTAAGCCACAGCCGCCACTTTCTGACTATCTCTTCATCGATTTTATTGATTTTAATATCGTCGGCGAACTCTACCAATCGATCGAGGTAGTGATGATAGTTCTCGATCGTCTTGAGCGCGCGGTTTTGCTCAATTTCCATATATTCCAGAAATTCCAAAATGGCTTCAGATAAATACATGAGCATATTGTAACAATATTGTGCGACACATGCGTGCAGCTCTAAAGGGGAGATGTTCTCCCCTTTAGGCTCACCGCCAGCCGGTGGTTTGCGATTTCCCTCTGGATTTACTGCCAAAAAAGACGGAATGAATTCGCCTTTTTTGGTGATTATTTTTTGTATACTTAAACCAATGAGTATAGTTGACGCCGTGATTTTAGGCCTGGTTCAGGGCCTGACTGAATTTATACCGGTCTCCAGTTCTGGCCACTTAGTTTTAATTGATAGGCTGACCGACGTCGAGAGTTCCTTTGCGTTCGATGTGCTGCTTAATATCGGTACGCTGCTAGCGTTAGTTATCTATTTTTGGCCGAAGTTAGCCGACATTTGGAGGCGACTGGTTAAAGGCGACTGGCGGTTGGTTAGAAATTTAGCTATTTCAACCTTGCCAGTTGTTCTAATTGGCGGGCTTTTTACCGATTGGTTTGACTCAGAATCGGTGAGGAGCAGCGGTTCGGTAGGGATGATGCTGGTTTCAATCGGCGCGCTCATGGTACTGATTGATAGATTTAAACTATCGAGTCGGCCGCTTAGCTCGCTGGGTATTAAATCGGCGGTTTTTATCGGTTTAGCCCAAGCCTTGGCCTTACTGCCT from Candidatus Saccharimonadales bacterium encodes the following:
- a CDS encoding undecaprenyl-diphosphate phosphatase, with protein sequence MSIVDAVILGLVQGLTEFIPVSSSGHLVLIDRLTDVESSFAFDVLLNIGTLLALVIYFWPKLADIWRRLVKGDWRLVRNLAISTLPVVLIGGLFTDWFDSESVRSSGSVGMMLVSIGALMVLIDRFKLSSRPLSSLGIKSAVFIGLAQALALLPGTSRAGATMLAGRASRLSYKDAAEYSFLLAIPVIAGAIVRSLFKQETLSLWHSDAGAVIIGTVVAFFSGILAIGFTLRYLERNGLKSFGYYRLGLGLVVLLTAIL